A region of Pyxidicoccus parkwaysis DNA encodes the following proteins:
- a CDS encoding DUF1501 domain-containing protein, translating to MTLSRRKFLQGASTGLGVLAAASTLPSWLGRADAATLGGYAGYRATVCVFLLGGNDGNNVIVPLGAGPYAQYLAARPNLGLDSTALRVINPVGQPAGSYGLHPSLEKVQALFEQERAAVVCNVGPLVLPMRKADYTSETVARPDNLFSHSDQQDAWASAIANPSTISLPLSLVGKATGWGGRTADKLAGVNPGDYPEVTSFGGKALFAAGAERQPMMVSSSGTLAFRQTGDADFNALQNDALAQVMGFHNNVALAASYGGVFTTAQTFAAARTAARDAAWATLPQATRDAIDALFVPTAQGSATWTLHTQLYQVVRDLIAGAMPTAGGGLGVRRQEFSVGLGGFDTHVGQGPTQEDLLTQLDFSLNAFHQAMTLLKTEGAFGTSPPQATLFTMSDFGRTLLENSDKGSDHGWGSHAIVIGDRVQGRRLYGTFPNLDLSNGAVNNLDTVDAKGRWIPTLTVDQYGFSLASWLGLSGAAERDYAFPNIAGYVAAATANGFPQSARAYKVGFMLPDV from the coding sequence ATGACCCTCTCACGACGAAAGTTCCTCCAGGGTGCCTCCACCGGCCTGGGCGTCCTCGCCGCCGCGTCCACGCTCCCCAGCTGGCTGGGCCGCGCGGACGCGGCCACGCTGGGCGGCTACGCGGGCTACCGCGCGACGGTGTGCGTCTTCCTGCTGGGCGGCAACGATGGCAACAACGTCATCGTTCCGCTGGGGGCGGGCCCGTATGCGCAGTACCTCGCGGCGCGGCCGAACCTCGGCCTCGACAGCACCGCGCTGCGTGTCATCAACCCGGTGGGACAGCCCGCCGGCTCGTACGGGCTGCATCCCTCGCTCGAGAAGGTCCAGGCGCTCTTCGAGCAGGAGCGCGCCGCCGTGGTGTGCAACGTGGGCCCGCTCGTGCTGCCGATGCGCAAGGCGGACTACACCTCGGAGACGGTGGCCCGGCCGGACAACCTCTTCTCCCACAGCGACCAGCAGGACGCCTGGGCGAGCGCCATTGCCAACCCGTCCACCATCTCCCTGCCGCTGTCCCTTGTCGGCAAGGCCACGGGGTGGGGCGGCCGCACGGCGGACAAGCTCGCCGGCGTCAACCCGGGTGACTACCCCGAAGTCACGTCCTTCGGAGGCAAGGCCCTGTTCGCCGCGGGGGCGGAGCGCCAGCCGATGATGGTGTCCTCCAGCGGCACGCTCGCGTTCCGCCAGACGGGGGACGCGGACTTCAACGCGCTCCAGAACGACGCGCTCGCGCAGGTGATGGGCTTCCACAACAACGTCGCGCTGGCGGCGTCCTACGGCGGTGTCTTCACCACGGCGCAGACCTTCGCCGCCGCGCGCACCGCCGCGCGGGACGCGGCCTGGGCCACGCTCCCGCAGGCGACGCGCGACGCCATCGATGCGCTCTTCGTCCCCACTGCGCAGGGAAGCGCGACCTGGACGCTGCACACGCAGCTCTACCAGGTGGTGCGGGACCTCATCGCCGGGGCCATGCCCACGGCGGGGGGAGGCCTGGGCGTCCGGCGGCAGGAGTTCTCGGTGGGGCTCGGCGGCTTCGACACGCACGTGGGGCAGGGGCCGACGCAGGAGGACCTGCTCACGCAGCTCGACTTCTCGCTGAATGCCTTCCATCAGGCGATGACGCTGCTCAAGACGGAAGGTGCCTTCGGCACGAGCCCTCCGCAGGCCACGCTCTTCACCATGAGCGACTTCGGCCGGACGCTGCTGGAGAACTCCGACAAGGGCAGCGACCACGGGTGGGGCAGCCACGCCATCGTCATCGGGGACCGGGTGCAGGGGCGCCGGCTGTACGGCACCTTCCCGAACCTGGACCTGTCGAACGGCGCGGTGAACAACCTCGACACGGTGGACGCGAAGGGGCGGTGGATTCCGACGCTGACCGTGGACCAGTACGGCTTCAGCCTCGCCTCGTGGCTGGGGCTGTCCGGTGCCGCGGAGCGCGACTACGCCTTCCCCAACATCGCGGGCTACGTCGCCGCCGCCACCGCCAATGGCTTCCCGCAGTCGGCGAGGGCGTACAAGGTCGGCTTCATGCTGCCGGACGTGTAG